CCATGCTGGAAACGCCGGAGGAACTGGGCGGGATAATAAATTTGGTGGCTGGAGGCGCCTTGGCGGGCGCTGGAGTATGAAGAAAAAACAGGATGCGCCGGAGGAATTGGTAAAAGCGCTAAACGCCGAAGCGGAGCTTTTATCGGCTTGGAACGCGTTGCGCCCAAGTTGCCGGACGGAGTACACGGCAATTGTGGCGGAAGCGAAAAACGCCGAAGCGCGGAAGAAGGCTGTTCAAAAGGTCATAAAGTTGACCACGGAATATTACAAGGGACATCCGGAAAAGCATAAAACACCTTCCTCCACATCCCGCCTTAAACGGCCCCTTTACCCCATGCCGGAAGGTATCCGCAAAGCGTTAATAAATGCAGTGCTTTTGGAGGCGTACAACAGCCGCCCGCCGTATCAGCGGAACGACTATATCGGCTGGATAACCCGCGCCAAGCGGGAAGAGACACGCCACAAACGGCTGTCGCAAATGCTGGACGAGCTGGAGGGAGGAAAGTTTTATATGAACATGGCATACCATGCCGGTCAAAAAGCCGCCAAACGGGCAAAAACCGGAATGGGAAACAGAAAATGAAGTCCTTCGGATCCGCTCAGGATTGCCGCGTTATCGGCCGGGTTTTGGCCCTTTAGAACGATTTGTCATCCTGAGCGAAGCGAAGGATCTCCCTTTCTTCGATAATACTGGAGAGATTCTTCGGCTCTGCCTCAGAATGACAACGGCTAGGCGCCACAATGACAACATAGAAACCGTTGATTACATTGTCATCCTGAGCGTAACTGAAGGATATGGTTTACGGTTAGCTGTTTTTGATCCTTACAACCGCCAATTTATGGGAGACGGACTGTGCTAATGAAACTTACGCCAAACATGATGGTTGAA
This DNA window, taken from Nitrospinota bacterium, encodes the following:
- a CDS encoding YdeI/OmpD-associated family protein — its product is MKKKQDAPEELVKALNAEAELLSAWNALRPSCRTEYTAIVAEAKNAEARKKAVQKVIKLTTEYYKGHPEKHKTPSSTSRLKRPLYPMPEGIRKALINAVLLEAYNSRPPYQRNDYIGWITRAKREETRHKRLSQMLDELEGGKFYMNMAYHAGQKAAKRAKTGMGNRK